The Caulobacter sp. FWC26 genome contains a region encoding:
- a CDS encoding DUF1330 domain-containing protein, translating into MSNIDPTRAQFDAFKALPRDTPIHMLNLIRLKPLADYPADHPNHGKDMTGLDAYREYGRTSGPIFEGLGGRQVWAGSPEVVLTGPSDERWDLAFIAEYPNASAFLAMVTNPEYREHVKHRQAAVEDSRLIRFSPFAPGKGFGE; encoded by the coding sequence ATGTCCAACATCGACCCGACCCGCGCGCAGTTCGACGCCTTCAAGGCCCTGCCGCGCGATACGCCAATCCACATGCTGAACCTGATCCGGCTGAAGCCGCTGGCCGACTATCCGGCCGATCATCCTAATCACGGCAAGGACATGACTGGCCTGGACGCCTATCGTGAATACGGCCGCACCTCCGGCCCGATCTTCGAAGGGTTGGGCGGGCGGCAGGTCTGGGCGGGCAGTCCCGAGGTCGTGCTGACCGGTCCCAGCGACGAGCGGTGGGACCTGGCCTTCATCGCCGAGTACCCGAATGCCAGCGCCTTCCTGGCGATGGTCACGAACCCCGAGTACCGCGAGCACGTCAAGCACCGCCAGGCGGCGGTGGAAGACTCGCGGCTGATCCGCTTTTCGCCCTTCGCGCCCGGCAAGGGTTTCGGCGAGTAG
- a CDS encoding type II CAAX endopeptidase family protein, with protein MTGGGRHLGLFFVLTFAITWGVGGLWLLFPKPLNALLGPFVYGSPAYLVAACAPSLVGLGLTLAEQGRAGLLDLLRRLLPGTALTMAVAVLVLPTLALALCLAMPTTWPVKPAAVLIATPLLLLTTAQVITNAGPLGEEFGWRGYALPRLLERWPPLAAGTILGLVWTLWHVPAFLFSDIVLTPLTDIGWYALGTIALSVLMTWLHVHGRGSLLVAGLIPHAVINAMGATGAWATRPAEAVALAIFSLALFHFWPPMPKDQERA; from the coding sequence GTGACGGGCGGGGGGCGTCATCTTGGACTGTTCTTCGTCCTCACCTTCGCGATCACCTGGGGCGTCGGTGGACTCTGGCTCTTGTTCCCCAAACCGCTGAACGCCTTGCTGGGGCCCTTCGTCTACGGATCCCCTGCCTATTTGGTCGCCGCTTGCGCCCCCAGCCTCGTGGGTCTTGGCCTGACGCTCGCCGAGCAGGGCCGCGCTGGTCTGCTCGACCTACTCCGCAGGCTGCTGCCTGGAACGGCCCTAACGATGGCGGTCGCCGTTCTTGTCCTACCGACCCTTGCCCTCGCGCTGTGTCTCGCCATGCCCACGACTTGGCCGGTGAAGCCCGCCGCCGTGCTGATCGCCACGCCCCTGCTGCTGCTGACTACCGCCCAGGTCATCACGAACGCCGGTCCGCTGGGTGAAGAGTTCGGCTGGCGCGGCTATGCCTTGCCTCGCCTTTTGGAGCGTTGGCCGCCGCTGGCGGCGGGGACGATCTTGGGCCTTGTCTGGACGCTTTGGCACGTGCCGGCGTTTCTATTCTCCGACATCGTGCTGACGCCTCTGACCGATATCGGCTGGTACGCCTTGGGAACGATCGCGCTCTCGGTGCTGATGACCTGGCTGCACGTCCATGGCCGAGGCAGCCTTCTTGTCGCGGGCCTCATCCCTCATGCGGTAATCAACGCCATGGGCGCGACAGGAGCCTGGGCCACACGACCCGCCGAAGCCGTGGCGCTGGCGATATTCAGCTTGGCCTTGTTCCACTTCTGGCCTCCCATGCCGAAAGACCAAGAGCGCGCCTGA